The genomic interval ATTCCAAGTTCCTTGAGATCGAAGCGGCAGCGTTGCGTAGCCAGCTAAGTGACCTGCGCGAAGAAATCGCGGAGTACGAATCTCTCAAGGCAGGGGAGCGAAGTTCTCTTCCGATTGAGGCCATCGCGGAGTTCCCAAGGGCACTGATCCAAGCGCGTATCGCGATGGGCATGAGCCAAGAAGAGCTGGCTGCCGGGCTCGGACTCTCCAAGCAAGTCATTCAGCGATATGAGGTAACAAACTACGCTGGTGCGAACGTGGCTCGATTGGACGAGATTGCATCGGCGCTCGGGGTGACCGTTCACGGAGAAGCGATACTCGCGAAACGCGTCGCGAGCATTCGAGATGTCTTCAAGCGGCTCGAAAGTGTGGGGCTCAACCGCAACTTCGTGCTGGATCGGTTGCTCCCCTCCGCTCTGACGGCTGAATTGGAGGAAGAAGAAGGAGAGCCGACCCGCTCGCTTGTACTTCGAGCGGTCGGGATCATTGCGCGGGTGTTTGATTGGCCGGCCTCTACACTCCTCGGCGACCAGCCCCTGACCTACTCATCGGTTGCTCTCGGTTCAGGCCGATTCAAGCTTCCCAAGAACGCGAGTGAGCGAAAGACGCACGCCTATGCGGCCTATGCCCATCGGCTGGCCGCGATCACGCTCAAGGCCACTGCGCACCTTGAGCCGAGTCCGATCCCCAACGATCCGAAAGTCGTGCGGACTGCTGTGCTCGAGGCACACGGAGCCCTGAGCTTTGAGTCGGTTCTCCGATGGGTTTGGAGCCTCGGTGTCCCCGTCCTCCCACTTCGCGACTCGGTCGCTTTCTATGGTGCTTGCTGGAGAGAGTCTGGACGCAACGTCATCGTGCTGGAGCAGAACACATCGTATCTCGCTCGATGGCTGAGTGACTTGTTGCACGAGCTTTACCACGC from bacterium carries:
- a CDS encoding helix-turn-helix transcriptional regulator; the encoded protein is MIKNEREYKITRSQADQFEKALADLAGKQPAHGVHSKFLEIEAAALRSQLSDLREEIAEYESLKAGERSSLPIEAIAEFPRALIQARIAMGMSQEELAAGLGLSKQVIQRYEVTNYAGANVARLDEIASALGVTVHGEAILAKRVASIRDVFKRLESVGLNRNFVLDRLLPSALTAELEEEEGEPTRSLVLRAVGIIARVFDWPASTLLGDQPLTYSSVALGSGRFKLPKNASERKTHAYAAYAHRLAAITLKATAHLEPSPIPNDPKVVRTAVLEAHGALSFESVLRWVWSLGVPVLPLRDSVAFYGACWRESGRNVIVLEQNTSYLARWLSDLLHELYHASVAPDLPERSIVDLNPLDRREDDEEDFANDFSSDVALDNRADELAHMCVADAKGNERFLKRSVVAVAQRESVPADSLANYLAYRLSSQKGKRDWWGTAAALQETEPNPWSIARNVFFENARFDRLSDLERELLSRSLTEVEVQ